From Calothrix sp. PCC 6303, a single genomic window includes:
- a CDS encoding cysteine hydrolase family protein, with product MDLPLKKLGIAPNAWTVNSEIADITRPPLNPQPVILATETKTLRIDLAKSALLIIDMQNDFCHPDGWLSHIGVDITPARQPIAPLKHLLPLLREVNIPIIWINWGNRPDLLNISAAASHVYNPTGEGIGLGDALPKNGAKVLMKDSWAANVVDELEQLPEDICIDKYRMSGFWDTALDSILKNLGRTTLFFTGVNADQCVMTSLQDAHFLGYDCILLQDCTATTSPEYCWQATLYNVKQCFGFVSDSQAMLKAIDNIY from the coding sequence ATGGATTTACCCTTAAAAAAACTAGGAATTGCCCCCAATGCTTGGACAGTGAATAGCGAAATTGCAGATATAACTCGTCCTCCTCTCAACCCACAACCCGTTATCTTAGCAACAGAAACCAAAACCTTACGCATCGATTTAGCAAAATCTGCCTTGTTAATCATCGATATGCAAAATGATTTTTGTCATCCAGATGGCTGGTTATCACACATTGGTGTTGATATTACACCAGCAAGACAACCAATAGCACCACTAAAACATCTGTTACCACTACTAAGGGAGGTAAATATCCCAATTATTTGGATAAACTGGGGGAATCGTCCTGATTTGCTAAATATCAGTGCCGCAGCAAGTCATGTTTACAACCCAACGGGGGAGGGAATTGGCTTAGGTGATGCTTTGCCTAAAAATGGCGCAAAGGTATTAATGAAAGATAGTTGGGCGGCAAATGTAGTTGATGAATTGGAACAATTGCCTGAAGATATATGTATTGATAAATACAGAATGAGTGGCTTTTGGGATACAGCTTTGGATAGTATTCTTAAAAACTTAGGACGTACAACTCTATTTTTTACAGGTGTTAATGCCGATCAATGTGTAATGACAAGTTTGCAAGATGCTCATTTTTTAGGCTATGACTGCATCTTACTCCAAGATTGCACCGCTACAACTTCACCTGAATATTGTTGGCAGGCAACTTTATATAACGTTAAGCAATGTTTTGGATTTGTCAGTGATTCTCAAGCGATGCTCAAAGCAATAGATAATATTTATTAA
- the hemE gene encoding uroporphyrinogen decarboxylase, translating into MGISANEPLLLRAARGEVVDRPPVWMMRQAGRYMKAYRDLREKYPSFRERSEIPDVAIEVSLQPWKAFQPDGVILFSDIVTPFPGLGIDMDIAEGKGPIIHAPIRTQAQVDSLIPLNPEESLPFIKTILQALRQEVGNKSTVLGFVGAPWTLAAYVVEGKGSKTYSVIKNMAFSDPTILHQLLTKFADAIATYIRYQIDSGAQVVQMFDSWAGQLSPQDYDTFALPYQKMVFDKVKQTHPDTPLILLVSGSAGVLERMAKSGADIATVDWSVDMADARIRLGKQMKVQGNLDPGVLFGSKEFIRDRIYDTVRKAGDTGHILNLGHGVLPQTPEENVAFFFETAKQLKLATV; encoded by the coding sequence ATGGGTATTTCCGCAAATGAGCCTCTTCTTTTACGGGCTGCTCGTGGTGAAGTTGTAGATCGTCCTCCCGTGTGGATGATGCGGCAGGCTGGACGATACATGAAAGCTTACCGTGATTTAAGGGAGAAATATCCTTCTTTCCGCGAACGTTCGGAAATTCCCGATGTCGCTATCGAAGTTTCTCTCCAACCTTGGAAAGCATTTCAACCCGATGGTGTCATCTTGTTTTCCGATATTGTCACACCATTCCCTGGTTTAGGGATTGACATGGATATTGCGGAAGGAAAAGGACCAATTATTCATGCACCTATCCGTACCCAAGCCCAAGTTGATAGTTTAATCCCTCTCAACCCCGAAGAGTCGCTACCATTTATCAAAACAATTTTGCAAGCTTTGCGACAAGAAGTTGGGAATAAATCAACCGTTTTAGGCTTCGTTGGTGCCCCTTGGACTTTAGCAGCTTATGTAGTTGAAGGCAAAGGTTCCAAAACCTATTCTGTAATTAAGAATATGGCATTCTCCGACCCCACAATATTACACCAACTCTTGACCAAATTCGCCGACGCGATCGCCACATACATCCGTTACCAAATTGACAGCGGCGCGCAAGTAGTACAGATGTTTGATTCATGGGCAGGGCAACTTAGTCCTCAAGACTACGACACATTTGCCCTACCATACCAAAAAATGGTATTTGACAAAGTAAAACAAACCCATCCCGACACCCCATTAATCTTATTAGTTAGTGGTAGCGCCGGTGTCTTAGAACGTATGGCAAAATCAGGAGCAGACATTGCTACAGTAGACTGGTCAGTAGACATGGCAGACGCGAGAATCCGCTTAGGCAAACAAATGAAAGTTCAAGGAAACTTAGATCCTGGAGTTTTATTTGGTTCAAAAGAATTCATCCGCGATCGCATATACGATACAGTACGCAAAGCCGGAGACACAGGACACATCCTCAACCTGGGACACGGAGTCTTACCACAAACCCCAGAAGAAAACGTAGCCTTCTTCTTTGAAACAGCCAAACAGCTAAAACTAGCCACAGTATAG
- a CDS encoding FIST signal transduction protein encodes MLKVVIGHSDDPSSEGAIEDVLDQCRQTLGEIEPKAGILLNAIDFDHAVILKEIDQAFPGLDLIGCTTDGEMSSVLGFQQDSLILMLFCSDDVGIEVGIGYEASKDPIAAAHQAVEKANPNQDVPKLCILLPASYITDGTTTNGELILQGLKQALGEKVPIIGGTAGDQYRFKNTYQFFGTEILNDTLPILVFYGDILFSYGTGCGWEPLGSAGVITKSEGTTLYEIDGKPALEFYQHYLGNRPPTAENPLAVYERDSDRTDLPERYYMRVPNLCDRTNGSIKFLGNVPEQSMIKMTNINRDEIIAASKTSFQTALENYPGTEPEIVLIFSCCCRRWLLGTRAKQEYQLVRETVSPNIPIAGFYTYGEFAPLESGGETYYHQETFVTLLLGTK; translated from the coding sequence ATGTTGAAGGTTGTCATTGGTCATAGCGATGATCCAAGTTCTGAGGGAGCGATTGAAGATGTTTTAGATCAATGTCGTCAAACTCTTGGAGAAATAGAACCTAAAGCTGGGATATTACTTAATGCTATTGATTTTGATCATGCCGTTATTCTCAAAGAAATTGATCAGGCATTTCCTGGACTTGATTTAATTGGTTGTACCACAGATGGAGAGATGTCTTCAGTCTTAGGATTTCAACAAGATTCATTAATCTTGATGTTGTTTTGTTCAGATGATGTTGGGATTGAGGTTGGTATCGGGTATGAAGCTAGTAAAGACCCCATTGCAGCTGCTCACCAAGCTGTTGAGAAAGCAAATCCAAATCAGGATGTTCCCAAATTGTGTATTCTTCTGCCTGCCAGCTATATTACAGATGGGACAACAACTAATGGGGAATTAATTCTTCAAGGATTAAAACAAGCTTTAGGTGAGAAGGTACCAATTATTGGTGGTACTGCTGGGGATCAATATCGCTTTAAAAATACTTATCAATTCTTTGGTACAGAAATTCTAAACGATACATTACCCATTTTGGTTTTTTATGGAGATATTTTATTTTCCTATGGTACTGGTTGCGGTTGGGAGCCTTTAGGTTCTGCTGGTGTTATAACCAAATCTGAGGGGACTACACTGTATGAGATAGATGGGAAACCAGCACTGGAGTTTTATCAGCATTATTTAGGTAATCGTCCCCCGACTGCGGAAAATCCATTAGCAGTGTATGAGAGAGATAGCGATCGCACTGACTTACCAGAACGTTATTATATGCGAGTGCCCAACTTATGCGATCGCACAAACGGTAGCATCAAATTTTTGGGTAATGTTCCCGAACAATCAATGATCAAAATGACCAATATTAATCGGGATGAAATTATCGCAGCATCTAAAACTTCATTTCAAACTGCCTTAGAAAATTATCCAGGAACCGAACCAGAAATAGTTTTAATCTTTTCCTGCTGCTGTCGTCGTTGGCTTCTAGGTACAAGAGCAAAGCAAGAGTATCAATTAGTTAGAGAAACAGTTTCCCCAAATATACCGATTGCTGGGTTTTATACATATGGTGAATTTGCACCCTTAGAATCGGGTGGTGAAACCTACTACCATCAAGAAACATTTGTGACTTTGCTATTGGGAACAAAATAG
- a CDS encoding cupin domain-containing protein: MQIKSCVIPIIKSPQDYQVFRISPDDTNRLAIVFDTANANTSLTCCIEIFDVGGKTPPNRHQWAVEMFFILKGEGVALCDGKSVVIKAGDSLLVPPTGTHMIQNTGSSRLYTLTVMVPNEDFSELIRSGIPVELDAEDLEVLNRGLIV, translated from the coding sequence ATGCAAATCAAAAGCTGTGTAATTCCTATTATCAAATCTCCGCAAGATTATCAAGTATTTCGCATTAGTCCAGATGATACTAATCGTCTGGCGATTGTATTTGATACAGCTAATGCTAATACGTCTTTAACTTGCTGTATTGAAATATTTGATGTTGGAGGAAAAACACCACCAAATCGTCATCAATGGGCAGTAGAAATGTTTTTTATCCTCAAGGGTGAAGGTGTTGCGCTTTGTGATGGTAAAAGTGTTGTCATTAAAGCTGGTGATAGCTTATTAGTACCACCAACAGGAACTCACATGATTCAAAATACTGGTTCTTCGCGTCTTTACACATTAACAGTTATGGTTCCTAATGAGGACTTTTCGGAGTTAATTAGGAGTGGAATTCCTGTCGAGTTAGATGCGGAAGATTTAGAGGTTTTAAATAGGGGTTTAATTGTCTAA
- the radC gene encoding RadC family protein, with amino-acid sequence MTYCLRIADMAENERPRERLLAHGAKVLSTAELIAILLGTGQGPGKLSAVGLGQYILQELGKHQQDALVVMRDVSAAELMQIDGVGPAKATTILAAVELGKRTFQSRPGEKTTIDSPASAAAALSQDLMWQTKELFAVLLLDVKNRLLGTQIITIGTATETLAPPREIFREVIKQNATRLIIAHNHPSGNVEPSSADIDLTRQLLQGANFLAIPLLDHIILGDGNYQSLREITNLWQEYPQGD; translated from the coding sequence ATGACCTACTGCCTAAGAATTGCTGATATGGCGGAAAATGAACGTCCAAGAGAACGTTTATTAGCCCATGGAGCAAAAGTACTATCCACAGCCGAGTTAATTGCTATTTTACTAGGCACAGGTCAAGGTCCAGGAAAACTTTCGGCTGTCGGTTTAGGACAATATATCCTGCAAGAATTAGGAAAACATCAACAGGATGCTTTGGTAGTGATGCGTGATGTTAGTGCTGCTGAATTGATGCAAATTGATGGTGTCGGACCAGCCAAAGCGACCACAATCTTAGCTGCTGTGGAACTAGGTAAACGGACATTTCAATCACGTCCCGGTGAAAAAACAACCATTGATAGTCCTGCTTCTGCTGCTGCTGCCTTAAGTCAGGATTTGATGTGGCAAACCAAAGAATTATTCGCTGTTTTACTTCTAGACGTGAAAAACCGCTTATTGGGAACACAAATTATTACGATTGGGACTGCTACCGAAACTTTAGCACCACCTCGTGAAATCTTCCGGGAAGTCATTAAACAAAATGCCACCCGCTTGATTATTGCTCATAACCATCCTTCTGGAAATGTAGAACCAAGTTCCGCAGATATTGATTTAACTCGGCAACTATTGCAGGGGGCAAATTTCCTCGCAATTCCCTTACTGGATCACATTATTTTAGGTGATGGCAACTATCAGAGTTTGCGGGAAATTACAAATCTGTGGCAAGAATATCCCCAAGGAGATTAG
- a CDS encoding 1-acyl-sn-glycerol-3-phosphate acyltransferase, with amino-acid sequence MPEKIRSTQPPLKFLPPKFNPFIHQLTKLAFPLLLRFRFRPWLPSGISNFETENVVELVKLYQQFQAGKVRFLMAFRHPEVDDPLSMFYLLSRAVPKAAKQHSIFLQKLTHSHFIYDRGMTVWAGDWLGWYFSKLGGMPIRRGKRIDKRALQVARQLFTNSNMPLSIAPEGATNGHSGIVSPLEPGVSQLAFWCIEDLIKENRSEEVFILPITIKYSYPKPPWRKLDWLLTKLERESGLVTISSNNLTNQNKEEIYYQRILKLAEHLVVQMEDFYQRFYHINFEPIEIDSEFEPNTEFIKRLQRLLDKALTVAEQYFSVPPQGTLIDRCRRLEDVGWSYIYREDLADLNTLAPLTKGLADWVAIEADQRMKHMRLVESFIAVSGNYITEKPTFERFAEMTLLMFDLISRLKDNTLPGRPRLGWRQSHISVGKPISVTQRWNKYSESRHSAREEVSNLTQEIYQELKNMI; translated from the coding sequence TTGCCTGAAAAAATTCGTTCCACTCAACCACCCCTCAAATTCCTCCCCCCAAAATTCAACCCTTTCATCCACCAACTTACCAAACTGGCTTTTCCCCTGCTTCTACGTTTTCGGTTTCGTCCCTGGTTGCCTTCGGGAATCTCTAACTTTGAGACGGAGAATGTTGTAGAATTAGTCAAACTTTATCAACAATTCCAAGCAGGTAAAGTTCGCTTTTTAATGGCATTTCGTCATCCAGAAGTTGACGACCCCCTCAGCATGTTCTACTTACTTTCCCGTGCTGTTCCCAAAGCTGCCAAGCAACACAGTATTTTCCTCCAAAAACTCACCCACAGCCACTTTATTTACGACAGAGGAATGACAGTCTGGGCAGGTGATTGGTTAGGTTGGTACTTCTCCAAGTTGGGGGGAATGCCAATTCGTCGTGGTAAAAGAATTGACAAACGTGCTTTACAAGTAGCTCGACAATTATTTACCAATAGTAACATGCCTCTAAGTATCGCCCCCGAAGGTGCAACCAACGGTCATAGTGGTATAGTTAGCCCATTAGAACCTGGTGTTTCCCAATTAGCATTTTGGTGTATCGAAGATTTAATCAAGGAAAACCGTTCAGAAGAAGTATTTATTCTCCCCATCACCATCAAGTATAGTTATCCCAAACCACCTTGGAGAAAGTTAGATTGGTTGTTAACTAAATTGGAACGAGAAAGTGGTTTAGTTACTATCTCATCCAATAATTTGACTAATCAAAATAAAGAAGAAATATACTATCAACGAATTTTAAAATTAGCAGAACACCTAGTTGTACAGATGGAAGATTTCTATCAACGCTTCTATCACATCAACTTTGAACCAATTGAAATTGACTCTGAATTCGAGCCAAATACAGAATTTATAAAACGCCTACAACGCCTTTTAGATAAAGCTTTAACAGTAGCAGAACAGTATTTTTCTGTCCCGCCTCAAGGAACCCTCATCGATCGCTGTCGCCGCTTAGAGGATGTAGGGTGGAGTTACATTTATCGGGAAGATTTAGCAGACTTAAACACCCTAGCACCCCTAACTAAAGGGCTTGCCGACTGGGTAGCAATAGAAGCAGATCAAAGAATGAAACACATGCGATTAGTGGAAAGTTTCATTGCTGTGAGTGGCAACTACATCACCGAAAAACCAACATTTGAAAGATTTGCAGAAATGACATTACTCATGTTTGATCTGATTTCCCGGCTTAAAGATAATACACTTCCCGGTCGCCCTCGTCTAGGGTGGCGACAATCTCACATCAGCGTCGGCAAACCAATTTCTGTCACCCAACGCTGGAATAAATATAGTGAAAGTCGTCATTCAGCAAGGGAGGAAGTGAGTAATTTGACTCAGGAAATATATCAAGAATTGAAAAATATGATTTAG
- a CDS encoding NAD-dependent epimerase/dehydratase family protein produces MSKKRILITGASGCVGHYISELLIQANEYELFLLVRNPEKLKIDTTTSNHTTIIQGDMQLIGELSDLLKTIDIAVLTATAWGGDITFDVNVTKTLQLMNLLDPERCQQVIYFSTASVLDSNNQPLKEAGEIGTDYIRSKYQCLQDKSKSAIASKITTVFPTLVIGGDNNKPYSPVTTGITEVTKYANLIKFLKADGSFHFIHAKDIATVIKHLIDHPPQTGESRQIVLGQTQLTANQAIEELCHYLGKKISFRIPLSTSLANFIIVVFRIQMAAWDRFCMNYRHFTYHPITNPTSFKLPNHCATMTDVLRLSGVKPDTTLNS; encoded by the coding sequence ATGTCCAAAAAACGAATATTAATCACAGGCGCAAGTGGATGTGTTGGACATTACATTAGCGAACTACTCATCCAAGCAAACGAATATGAACTATTCTTACTAGTCAGAAACCCCGAAAAACTTAAAATTGACACAACCACCTCAAACCACACCACCATCATCCAAGGAGACATGCAATTAATAGGAGAACTATCAGATCTCCTAAAAACAATCGACATCGCAGTTTTAACAGCAACAGCATGGGGAGGAGACATCACCTTTGATGTCAACGTCACCAAAACCTTACAACTAATGAACTTGCTAGATCCAGAGCGCTGTCAACAGGTGATATACTTCTCCACAGCCAGCGTCTTAGATAGTAACAACCAACCCCTCAAAGAAGCAGGAGAAATTGGAACAGATTACATCCGCAGCAAATATCAGTGTTTACAGGATAAATCCAAAAGCGCGATCGCGTCTAAGATTACAACAGTATTTCCCACCCTGGTGATAGGTGGAGACAACAACAAACCCTACTCACCCGTAACCACAGGAATTACCGAAGTTACAAAATACGCAAATTTAATTAAGTTTCTCAAAGCAGACGGCAGTTTTCACTTCATTCATGCTAAAGATATTGCCACAGTAATTAAACACCTCATCGATCACCCTCCCCAAACTGGAGAATCACGTCAAATCGTCTTAGGACAAACTCAACTCACAGCAAACCAAGCTATCGAAGAACTTTGTCATTACCTAGGAAAAAAAATCAGTTTCCGTATCCCCCTATCCACATCCCTAGCTAACTTTATCATCGTCGTATTTCGCATCCAAATGGCAGCATGGGATAGATTCTGCATGAATTATCGCCATTTTACCTATCATCCCATCACCAATCCCACAAGCTTTAAACTACCAAACCATTGCGCGACAATGACTGATGTCTTGAGATTAAGCGGAGTCAAACCTGATACAACTCTCAATTCTTAG
- a CDS encoding esterase/lipase family protein, with product MPLPTVIVPGYLESAAAYYPLEKSLQESGYPTLTVPLKRQDWFPTLGGRAVTPIILQIDRTVKHLLKEHHASQINLIGHSAGGWISRIYMGETAYSGRGEKNSTLWQAHPQINTLITLGTPHVSQERWTRWNLDFVNQNYPGAFYTNTRYICVAGKTIFGKRQPGSWLAYSSYQLTCGIGNTWGDGITPIAAAHLEGAENIIIEGVKHSPRSPGIWYGSPNQLEIWRKYLA from the coding sequence ATGCCACTACCTACTGTGATTGTACCTGGATATTTAGAAAGTGCAGCCGCCTATTATCCGCTGGAAAAATCACTTCAAGAATCAGGCTACCCAACACTAACAGTACCTCTAAAAAGACAAGATTGGTTTCCCACTCTTGGGGGTAGAGCCGTCACACCAATTATTCTACAAATTGATCGCACTGTAAAACATCTATTAAAAGAACATCATGCATCACAAATAAACTTGATCGGTCATTCTGCTGGGGGATGGATATCCCGCATATACATGGGGGAAACAGCTTATTCTGGTAGAGGAGAGAAAAACTCCACACTCTGGCAAGCACATCCCCAAATTAATACCCTAATTACCTTAGGAACTCCACATGTGAGCCAGGAACGCTGGACACGCTGGAATCTTGACTTTGTAAATCAAAACTATCCTGGAGCATTCTACACAAATACCCGCTACATTTGTGTTGCTGGCAAGACAATTTTTGGTAAAAGACAGCCAGGTAGTTGGTTAGCTTATAGTAGTTATCAACTTACATGTGGTATCGGTAATACTTGGGGAGATGGAATCACACCAATCGCTGCCGCACACTTAGAAGGTGCAGAAAATATCATCATTGAAGGGGTTAAGCACTCCCCTCGCAGTCCCGGAATTTGGTATGGTTCTCCAAATCAATTGGAAATTTGGAGAAAATATTTGGCATAG
- a CDS encoding S9 family peptidase, with the protein MSPNPNFISPIAKKKPEILELHGDKRIDNYFWMRDIENPEVTAYLEAENDYANAVMKPTEVLQTQLYEEMLSRIKETDLSVPIRKDDYYYYSRTEEGKAYAIHCRKKGSLDAPEEVLIDENQLAEGEDFFSLGIFAVSPNHQILAYSVDTNGSERYQLYFVNLVDHKFYPETIPDTYYSFAWANDNRTVFYTKIDDANRPFQILSHQLGSSAETDILIHHEPDNSYFLSIGKTRSDAYILLNCGSQITSEVYYLDANQPQETFKLFHPRIHGIEYEIDHHGDCFYIVTNEDAINFKLMKTLVSKSAKENWQLVIPHREDVMLSGISIFANHLVIYERKFGLPRARIQNITTGVENDIQFPEPTYAFFEGANPEFHTNILRFTYTSLITPASVFDYNMDTQERELKKETEVVGGYDKTQYRSEMLTATAEDGSQIPISIVYKQNIQKNGINPLFLTGYGSYGYPYPVSFSSSNLPLLERGIVYAIAHIRGGGEIGRKWYENGKFLNKKNTFTDFITCAEYLIEQNWTSPQNLAISGGSAGGLLMGAVINMRPDLFQAVVADVPFVDVISTIIDTSLPLSAIEWEEWGNPNDKIYYDYIKSYSPYDNVEAKAYPHLLITAGLNDPRVKYWEPAKWTAKLRELKTDNNILLLKTNMGAGHGGASGRYESLKELAFEYAFVFQRLGIEIGEQ; encoded by the coding sequence ATGAGTCCCAATCCTAACTTTATTTCTCCAATCGCCAAAAAAAAGCCAGAAATTCTCGAATTACATGGAGATAAGCGCATCGACAATTACTTTTGGATGCGTGATATTGAAAACCCCGAAGTTACAGCTTATTTAGAAGCTGAAAATGACTACGCGAATGCAGTCATGAAACCAACTGAAGTTTTACAAACACAGCTTTATGAGGAAATGCTTTCCCGCATCAAAGAAACTGATCTTTCGGTTCCCATTCGCAAAGATGATTACTACTATTATTCTCGTACTGAGGAAGGGAAAGCCTATGCAATTCATTGTCGCAAGAAAGGTAGTTTGGATGCACCGGAAGAAGTATTGATTGATGAAAATCAATTAGCAGAAGGTGAAGACTTTTTCAGCTTAGGTATTTTTGCAGTTAGTCCAAACCATCAAATATTAGCCTATTCAGTTGATACCAATGGTTCTGAACGTTACCAACTTTATTTCGTTAATTTAGTAGATCATAAATTCTATCCTGAAACTATTCCTGATACATATTATTCCTTTGCTTGGGCAAATGATAATCGAACAGTTTTCTATACTAAAATCGATGATGCAAATCGCCCTTTCCAGATTTTAAGCCATCAATTAGGAAGTTCTGCCGAGACAGACATATTAATTCATCACGAACCTGACAATTCTTACTTCTTATCAATCGGCAAAACTCGAAGTGATGCCTATATATTACTCAATTGTGGCAGTCAAATTACATCTGAAGTGTATTACTTAGATGCAAATCAACCCCAAGAAACATTCAAACTTTTCCATCCAAGAATACATGGAATTGAATATGAAATAGATCACCATGGGGATTGCTTTTATATAGTTACCAATGAAGACGCAATTAACTTTAAGTTGATGAAGACTTTGGTAAGTAAATCAGCTAAAGAGAATTGGCAATTAGTCATTCCCCATCGTGAAGATGTCATGCTATCAGGAATTAGTATTTTTGCAAATCACTTGGTAATTTACGAGCGGAAATTTGGATTACCTCGTGCCAGAATTCAAAATATAACTACAGGTGTCGAAAACGATATTCAGTTTCCAGAACCTACCTATGCTTTCTTTGAAGGTGCAAACCCAGAATTTCATACCAACATTCTCAGATTTACCTACACTTCCTTAATTACCCCAGCTTCGGTATTCGATTACAACATGGATACCCAAGAAAGGGAACTCAAAAAAGAAACTGAAGTGGTAGGTGGTTATGACAAAACCCAATATAGAAGCGAAATGTTGACAGCTACAGCGGAAGATGGGAGTCAAATCCCAATTTCCATCGTATATAAGCAAAATATACAGAAAAATGGCATAAATCCGTTATTTCTCACAGGATATGGTTCCTATGGATATCCTTATCCGGTGTCATTCTCTTCCAGTAATTTACCATTACTTGAGCGGGGAATTGTTTATGCGATCGCGCATATTCGCGGAGGGGGTGAAATTGGTAGAAAATGGTATGAAAATGGTAAATTCCTCAATAAAAAGAATACTTTTACCGACTTTATTACCTGTGCTGAATATCTAATCGAACAAAATTGGACATCACCCCAAAACCTAGCAATCTCCGGAGGAAGTGCAGGGGGTTTACTGATGGGTGCAGTTATTAACATGCGTCCCGATTTATTTCAAGCAGTAGTAGCAGATGTCCCCTTCGTCGATGTTATCAGCACCATTATTGATACATCCCTTCCCCTCTCAGCAATTGAATGGGAAGAATGGGGCAACCCCAACGACAAGATTTATTACGACTACATCAAATCCTACTCACCCTACGACAACGTAGAAGCAAAAGCATATCCCCACCTTTTAATTACAGCAGGTTTAAACGACCCCCGCGTTAAATATTGGGAACCTGCAAAGTGGACAGCGAAACTGCGTGAACTCAAAACTGACAATAATATACTTCTACTCAAAACTAACATGGGTGCAGGACATGGGGGAGCATCCGGACGTTACGAAAGTTTAAAAGAACTTGCATTTGAATACGCTTTTGTGTTTCAAAGGTTGGGAATTGAAATCGGGGAACAGTGA